One window from the genome of Dermochelys coriacea isolate rDerCor1 chromosome 19, rDerCor1.pri.v4, whole genome shotgun sequence encodes:
- the CITED4 gene encoding cbp/p300-interacting transactivator 4, which translates to MADHMMMSMSHGVNGLQNYRVGMNGLQGPPQHGQHVLRTLPTSSQMVQYGGASMDGSMRPRPNINGQMAHHQMPNTMMFSSPSQQQQYMGPVGTQQLMASMHLQKLNTQYQGHPLMGMSNGPMAAGVQQYRMVPSQHPGMQHMPSPALTLNVMDTDLIDEEVLTSLVQELGLDRIQELPELFLGQNEFDFISDFVSKQHPSAISC; encoded by the coding sequence ATGGCAGATCACATGATGATGTCGATGAGCCATGGAGTTAATGGGCTCCAGAACTACCGCGTGGGCATGAATGGACTGCAGGGACCCCCCCAGCATGGGCAGCATGTGCTAAGGACTCTACCTACTAGCAGCCAGATGGTGCAGTACGGAGGGGCCAGCATGGATGGGAGCATGAGGCCAAGACCCAATATCAATGGACAAATGGCCCACCATCAAATGCCCAACACCATGATGTTCAGCAGTCCGAGCCAGCAGCAACAATACATGGGGCCTGTGGGCACTCAGCAGCTTATGGCCAGCATGCACTTACAGAAACTCAACACCCAGTATCAAGGGCACCCTCTAATGGGCATGAGCAATGGTCCCATGGCGGCAGGTGTGCAGCAGTACAGAATGGTGCCCAGTCAGCACCCTGGCATGCAGCACATGCCCTCACCAGCTCTGACCTTGAATGTTATGGACACTGATCTCATAGATGAGGAGGTCTTGACGTCTCTGGTCCAGGAACTGGGTTTGGACCGGATTCAGGAGCTGCCTGAGCTCTTCTTGGGACAGAATGAATTTGACTTCATTTCAGACTTTGTCAGCAAACAGCATCCCAGTGCCATCAGCTGCTGA